From a single Acidimicrobiia bacterium genomic region:
- a CDS encoding antibiotic biosynthesis monooxygenase, with protein sequence MATDTVVTMVEGTVDPARVPDLLESFPAMSAEELPPHLLGTMLLRESDSDRWRIVTLWRSMNDLEEYVKTVETPAARQAFLAAGAEPTVGVWKADRVLLRP encoded by the coding sequence ATGGCGACGGATACGGTGGTGACGATGGTGGAGGGGACGGTGGACCCGGCTCGCGTTCCGGATCTGCTCGAGTCCTTTCCGGCGATGTCGGCGGAGGAGCTCCCTCCTCATCTCTTGGGCACGATGCTGCTTCGGGAGTCGGATTCAGATCGATGGCGGATTGTCACGTTGTGGCGCTCCATGAACGATTTGGAGGAGTACGTGAAGACGGTCGAGACCCCGGCCGCGCGGCAGGCTTTTCTGGCGGCGGGTGCCGAACCAACCGTCGGCGTGTGGAAGGCCGATCGGGTTCTCCTCAGGCCGTGA
- a CDS encoding nuclear transport factor 2 family protein — MPSSLDDWIEGYRLAWESRDADAAAQLFTADATYRSNIFEEPHVGREGVADYWRSVTAGQSEVRVRMGRPFAAGPRVAVEFWTNMYLDGDETTLPGCLLLDFDDEGLCRRLREYWSFTAGAHEPPPEWGE, encoded by the coding sequence ATGCCAAGTTCACTTGACGACTGGATCGAGGGGTATCGGCTGGCGTGGGAGAGCCGCGACGCCGACGCCGCCGCCCAACTGTTCACCGCCGACGCCACCTACCGCTCCAACATCTTCGAAGAACCCCACGTGGGCAGGGAGGGGGTCGCCGACTACTGGCGGTCCGTGACTGCCGGCCAGAGCGAGGTGCGCGTCCGTATGGGTCGTCCCTTCGCCGCTGGTCCGAGGGTGGCCGTGGAGTTCTGGACCAACATGTACCTCGACGGCGACGAGACGACGCTCCCGGGGTGCCTTCTCCTCGACTTCGACGACGAAGGACTGTGCCGCCGACTGCGGGAGTACTGGAGCTTCACGGCCGGCGCTCACGAGCCGCCCCCCGAATGGGGGGAGTGA
- a CDS encoding DUF1697 domain-containing protein, with product MTKYVALLRGIGPSNPNMRNDKLRGVCESLGLGGVQTLLSSGNVLFEADTVDVAALEATLEAAWSEALGFESKTILRSRQELQELAGLKPFGDLEHGAGSYLLVTFSRNALTVDFELPHQPVDRDYRIVGRSTREVFSVTDMTSAGTPDVMTWLERTFGREITSRTWLTVSRILARLSR from the coding sequence ATGACGAAGTACGTCGCCCTGTTGCGGGGGATCGGGCCGAGCAACCCGAACATGCGCAACGACAAGCTACGCGGCGTCTGCGAGAGCCTCGGCCTAGGCGGCGTCCAGACCCTGCTGTCCAGCGGCAACGTCCTGTTCGAGGCCGACACGGTGGACGTCGCCGCCCTCGAGGCAACGCTCGAAGCTGCCTGGAGCGAGGCGCTCGGCTTCGAGAGCAAGACGATCCTGCGAAGCCGCCAGGAGTTGCAGGAACTCGCCGGTCTGAAGCCGTTCGGGGACCTCGAGCACGGCGCCGGCTCCTACCTTCTGGTCACCTTCTCCAGGAATGCCCTGACCGTCGACTTCGAGCTCCCACACCAACCAGTAGACCGGGATTACCGGATCGTCGGACGATCCACTCGTGAGGTGTTCAGCGTCACGGACATGACGAGCGCCGGGACGCCGGATGTCATGACATGGCTGGAGAGGACGTTCGGCAGAGAGATCACGTCGCGGACCTGGCTGACGGTCTCGCGTATCCTGGCCAGGCTGAGCCGGTGA
- a CDS encoding thiolase family protein, which produces MPNAVIVDAVRTGGGKRGGKLAGWHPVDLAAGVLKHLQERNDLDPGLVDDVIMGCVMQTGEQAANVGRNAVLAAGWPEIVPGTTIDRQCGSSQQAVHFAAQGVMAGVYDVAVAAGVESMTRVPIGTTMQQGPGLPFGPAMMARYEDGLVPQGISAELIAERWKIGRDELDELAYNSHMRADRATTEGRFENEIVPVEVRNADGTIEMFSRDEGIRADTTIERLASLNPVFRPDGVITAGNSSQITDGAAATLIMSEEKAAALGLTPRARFVAFALAGVDPILMLTGPIPATQKILDRAGLTIDDIDLYEVNEAFAPVTAAWLRETGADYEKLNVNGGAMALGHPLGASGTKLLATLLNELERTGGRYGLQTMCEGGGLANATIIENLSAA; this is translated from the coding sequence ATGCCCAATGCCGTCATCGTCGATGCCGTGAGGACCGGTGGGGGGAAGCGGGGTGGCAAGCTGGCCGGCTGGCACCCGGTCGACCTCGCAGCCGGTGTGCTGAAGCACCTCCAGGAGCGCAACGACCTCGACCCCGGCCTCGTCGACGACGTGATCATGGGGTGCGTCATGCAAACCGGCGAGCAGGCGGCCAACGTGGGGCGCAACGCCGTCCTCGCCGCCGGCTGGCCGGAGATCGTCCCCGGCACGACCATCGACCGGCAGTGCGGGTCGAGCCAGCAGGCGGTTCACTTCGCCGCACAAGGTGTCATGGCAGGGGTGTATGACGTCGCCGTCGCCGCGGGGGTCGAGTCGATGACGAGGGTGCCGATCGGGACCACGATGCAGCAAGGTCCGGGGCTGCCCTTCGGGCCCGCGATGATGGCCCGGTACGAGGACGGGTTGGTGCCGCAGGGGATCTCGGCGGAGCTCATCGCCGAGAGGTGGAAGATCGGCCGCGACGAGCTCGACGAGTTGGCGTACAACTCCCACATGCGAGCCGACCGGGCAACGACGGAGGGGCGCTTCGAGAACGAGATCGTGCCCGTCGAGGTGAGGAACGCCGACGGGACCATCGAGATGTTCTCCCGGGACGAGGGGATCCGCGCCGACACCACGATCGAGCGCCTCGCATCACTCAACCCTGTTTTCAGACCGGACGGCGTCATCACCGCCGGCAATTCGTCGCAGATCACGGACGGGGCGGCGGCGACTCTCATCATGAGCGAGGAGAAGGCGGCCGCGCTCGGTCTGACGCCACGCGCCCGGTTCGTGGCGTTCGCGCTCGCCGGTGTCGACCCGATTCTCATGTTGACCGGCCCGATCCCGGCGACCCAGAAGATCCTCGACAGAGCGGGGCTCACGATCGATGACATCGACCTGTACGAGGTGAACGAGGCGTTCGCTCCCGTCACGGCAGCGTGGCTGCGTGAAACGGGCGCCGACTACGAGAAGCTCAATGTCAACGGCGGCGCCATGGCCCTCGGGCATCCGCTCGGGGCCTCCGGCACCAAGCTGCTGGCGACGCTGCTCAACGAGCTGGAGCGGACCGGCGGCCGGTACGGTCTGCAGACCATGTGCGAAGGCGGCGGGCTGGCGAACGCCACGATCATCGAGAACCTCTCGGCGGCATGA
- a CDS encoding cell division protein CrgA: MPVSKGRKKASKRPTPPAKPDPIKAKGPSPTWYIVLMFGLMGLGILVIVTNYIGLLPGGTSNKYLLGGLAGIAVGFAMTLNFR, from the coding sequence ATGCCTGTGTCGAAAGGCCGCAAGAAGGCCAGCAAACGGCCAACGCCGCCGGCGAAGCCCGATCCGATCAAGGCGAAGGGCCCGTCGCCGACGTGGTACATCGTCCTCATGTTCGGGCTCATGGGCCTCGGCATCCTCGTCATCGTGACGAACTACATCGGGCTGCTCCCGGGAGGGACTTCGAACAAGTACCTGCTCGGGGGCCTGGCGGGGATCGCGGTCGGGTTCGCCATGACGCTCAACTTCCGCTGA
- a CDS encoding aminodeoxychorismate/anthranilate synthase component II — protein MKVLVVDNYDSFTFNLVQYLGELGADPTVVRNDALAPTDAIGAGYDRLVISPGPGRPEDAGYSVEYVRTLGTRMPTLGVCLGHQAIAVAFGGRVGLAPEPRHGKTSDITHDGKGVFTGLANPFVATRYHSLTSVDLPEDLEVCAHSEDGVVQGIRHRRLPISGVQFHPESVMTTEGMALLKNFLGQPA, from the coding sequence GTGAAGGTCCTGGTCGTCGACAACTACGACTCGTTCACGTTCAACCTCGTGCAGTATCTCGGCGAGTTGGGTGCCGATCCGACCGTCGTGCGCAACGATGCCCTCGCTCCAACGGACGCCATCGGGGCCGGCTACGACCGGCTCGTGATATCACCGGGCCCCGGAAGGCCGGAAGACGCCGGGTACTCGGTCGAGTACGTTCGCACGCTCGGCACCCGGATGCCCACGCTCGGGGTGTGCCTCGGTCATCAGGCGATCGCGGTCGCCTTCGGGGGCCGGGTAGGCCTCGCCCCGGAGCCGCGCCACGGCAAGACGTCGGACATCACCCACGACGGCAAGGGCGTCTTCACAGGGCTCGCCAACCCGTTCGTCGCCACCCGGTACCACTCACTGACCTCGGTCGACCTGCCGGAGGACTTGGAGGTGTGCGCCCACAGCGAGGACGGGGTCGTCCAGGGGATCCGGCACAGGCGCCTCCCGATCTCGGGTGTCCAGTTCCATCCGGAGAGCGTCATGACCACCGAAGGAATGGCGCTTCTCAAGAACTTCCTCGGCCAGCCGGCCTGA